Proteins from one Nicotiana tabacum cultivar K326 chromosome 23, ASM71507v2, whole genome shotgun sequence genomic window:
- the LOC142177372 gene encoding uncharacterized protein LOC142177372, which yields MADDEISNLHHNHPLFLKDSDAPGTALISLKLTGPENYTLWNRSMRVALLVKNKLGFVDGTYVKSSYRGDLATQWERCNAVVVSWLSSTVSAKLVPSIMYASSARKDLWDELDILAPLPSCDCEESRPYVEHLVRQRLLQFLMGLNESYSHVRSDVLLKRPVLSVNQAYAVVVQEESQRRLGVVDSNKDPLTMLAAGKGQMFKNKRPGMICEHCGYRGHLKKNCYKIIGYPPDFKSKRKGQYNAIKLFANTANTGENVIGKNQTQIQQGSYFTEEQFNQLMKLLSKTSTGENSSIRGVSSNLAGTVSLLSNVQCYEWIVDSGASHHITFCKNVLENIQSINRQSNDGVQTPT from the exons ATGGCGGACGACGAGATCTCGAACTTACATCATAATCATCCACTATTCCTAAAGGATTCTGATGCACCAGGAACAGCTCTTATCTCGCTCAAACTCACAGGGCCAGAAAACTATACCCTTTGGAATAGATCTATGCGAGTTGCGCTGCTGGTGAAGAACAAATTAGGGTTTGTGGATGGCACTTATGTCAAAAGCTCTTATAGAGGTGATTTGGCCACACAGTGGGAAAGATGCAACGCGGTTGTGGTGTCATGGCTGAGCAGTACTGTTTCAGCAAAATTAGTACCAAGTATCATGTACGCTTCTAGTGCAAGGAAG GACCTGTGGGATGAGCTAGATATACTAGCACCTTTACCTTCATGTGACTGTGAGGAATCTAGACCTTATGTAGAACACCTAGTAAGACAAAGGCTACTACAATTTCTAATGGGACTGAATGAGAGTTATAGTCATGTTAGGAGTGATGTTTTGCTGAAACGACCAGTTTTAAGTGTTAATCAAGCATATGCAGTAGTAGTTCAGGAGGAAAGCCAAAGAAGATTAGGTGTAGTGGATTCCAATAAAGATCCTTTAACGATGTTAGCAGCAGGAAAAGGCCAAATGTTTAAGAACAAAAGGCCAGGAATGATCTGTGAGCATTGTGGTTATAGGGGACACCTAAAGAAAAATTGCTACAAAATTATCGGGTATCCACCTGACTTCAAGAGCAAAAGGAAAGGACAGTACAATGCGATCAAACTATTTGCCAACACTGCAAATACTGGAGAAAATGTCATTGGGAAGAATCAGACTCAAATTCAGCAGGGGAGTTACTTTACTGAGGAACAGTTCAATCAGTTGATGAAATTGTTGTCAAAGACCTCAACAGGTGAAAACTCTTCAATTCGGGGAGTATCCTCAAACTTGGCAGGTACTGTGTCACTATTGTCTAATGTCCAATGTTATGAGTGGATAGTAGACTCAGGAGCTTCACATCATATTACCTTTTGCaaaaatgttttggaaaatatccAGAGCATAAACAGACAGAGTAATGATGGAGTACAAACTCCAACATGA